The DNA window CTGCGCATGCCCGCCGCTCCATAGCGCCGCAGCACCACCCAGAGCTTGATGGCGCGGAAGCGTCGTGACAGTGCGATCTGCCAGTCCTTGTAGTCGATGGTTGACACATCACCGCCGCTGCCGACGTTCTTGAGGTACTCCGGGTCAGTGGACAGTGCGCTGGTGAGGGCGGTCGGGTCTGCCACCCAGAGGCAGCAGCAGTCCATGTTGGTGAGGAACCACTTGTGTGGGTTCATGCTCACCGAGTCcgcgagctcggcgccatcgagGTGACACCTGAACTCTGGGCAAATCGCCGCGCTGCCGGCGTACGCGGCGTCGATGTGCAGCCACATTCCTGTTATTTGTtggaaatatatatagttataagaATCATGTCTCTTGTCAGGTGACAGTCACTGAGTATCTATGAAATCGTTTCAACACTTGAGCTGTGGTCCATTTTAGTGCATACTCCCTCTCTCCCTAAAAAAGAGCTATTCTcgttaactttgaccaaatatatttaacaaaatattaatatttatagtacataattagtatcattaggtagatTGTTAAATATAGTTTCATAATAATcttatttaaaaatataaatattgcacgtattttttataaacctagttaaaattaagaaagtttgaccagtACGATTTCCATAGCAACTCTTTTTTAAGGGACGGAGTGAGTACGTGCATCAATACGACCAGTGAACGCCTTACATGCATGACTGGACGTACCGTAACAGCGCGCCACCTGACCGAGCTCGCGGACTGGGTCAATGGCGCCGAGACCAGTCGTGCCGACGGTAGCGCACAGGTACAGAGGAACCAGTCCACGAGCGACGTCCTCCTCGACCGCTGCTCGGACAGTGTCCGCACTCAGGCCGTACCCGGACTCCGCAGTCGTGTGCAGGACACGGAAGTTCGCCGGAGGGATGCCGACGATCCTGGCACCCTTCTGGAAGGTGGCGTGGGTCTGGTCGGAGGCGTATACGACCATCCTAAGGATGGCAGCATGGCCGAGCCTGCTGATCGCACGGTCGCGCGCAGCGGCAAGGGTGCACACCACGGCCTCGCACGTGCTCCCGTgcagcacgccgccgccgcctcgcgcgAAGCAGAATAGCTCCGGCAGTCCGAGGAGCCCGGCCATCCAGTCCACCACGACCTGCTCCAGCTCGGTGGCCACGGGCGACGCCTTCCACATGAATGGCACGACGTTGAGGCCGGCCGACAGCATCTCGCC is part of the Miscanthus floridulus cultivar M001 chromosome 9, ASM1932011v1, whole genome shotgun sequence genome and encodes:
- the LOC136480655 gene encoding tyrosine decarboxylase 1-like, translated to MGSLPLDDALFPLNPDTFAEESTAVVDFLARYYRDIERYPVMAPDAKPGSIRKVFPDAAPETGESMDRILYDVQRDVLPGLTHWQSPSFFAYFQANASGAGFAGEMLSAGLNVVPFMWKASPVATELEQVVVDWMAGLLGLPELFCFARGGGGVLHGSTCEAVVCTLAAARDRAISRLGHAAILRMVVYASDQTHATFQKGARIVGIPPANFRVLHTTAESGYGLSADTVRAAVEEDVARGLVPLYLCATVGTTGLGAIDPVRELGQVARCYGMWLHIDAAYAGSAAICPEFRCHLDGAELADSVSMNPHKWFLTNMDCCCLWVADPTALTSALSTDPEYLKNVGSGGDVSTIDYKDWQIALSRRFRAIKLWVVLRRYGAAGMRSYIRRHVRMAEWFELAVVADERFEVVVPRNFSLVCFRLRPRLGIDDDAVDGLNNQLLAAVNASGRAFMTHFVMDGKFVIRLAVGGAMTEMRHVRDVWELLKEKANELVGGS